Genomic window (Polycladomyces subterraneus):
ACCTGACGGAAGAGCAGAAAATGATCCGCAAATTGATGCGTGATTTCGCCGAAGGAGAGGTGGCTCCTACCGCCGACGAGCGGGATCGAACCAAGCGGTTTCCTCGAGAGGTGTTTGAGAAAATGGCGGAGCTCAATCTGATGGGGTTGCCGTTTCCTGAGGAATACGGCGGCGGTGGAGCAGACACGGTCAGCTTCGCCATCGCAGTGGAAGAGCTGAGCCGAGTATGCGCCTCGACGGGCATCACATATTCTGCTCATATCTCGTTGGGTTGTGCCCCGTTGTATTTGTTCGGTACCGAAGAACAGAAACAAAAATATCTGGTTCCGCTTTGTCGTGGGGAGACGCTCGGGGCATTCGGACTGACCGAGCCCAATGCCGGTTCGGATGCGGGAGGAACCAAGACGACCGCGGTGCGTGAGGGAGATGAATGGGTGATCAACGGCTCCAAATGTTTCATCACCAACGCCAGTTACGCCCGTTTTGTGTCATTGACGGCAGTGACGGGGAAAAAAGGGGAGCGACCCGAGATCACCGCGTTTATCGTACCAACGGATTCGGAAGGTTTTCAAGTGATCGATCAATATCACAAAATGGGTCTGCACAGTTCCAACACGACCGAGTTAGTGTTGGATCATGTGCGTGTGCCGCATGAAAACATCCTGGGCAAGATCGGGGAAGGGTTTAAACAGTTCCTGATCACGCTGGATGGTGGACGGATCGGTATCGGGGCGATGGCGGTCGGAATTGCACAGGGGGCGTATGAAGCGGCATTGCAATACGCCAAGCAACGGATGCAGTTTGGAGAATCTATTTCGAAGTTTCAGGTGATTCAGCACAAGCTGGCCGACATGGCCATGTACATCGAATTGGCCCGCAACATGGTGTACAAGGCAGCTTGGCTGAAAGACCAGGGGCGCCGATTCACCAAAGAAGCATCCATGTGCAAATTGTTTGCCTCCGAGGTGGCGATGATGGTATGCAATCAAGCGGTTCAAAT
Coding sequences:
- a CDS encoding acyl-CoA dehydrogenase, which produces MNFDLTEEQKMIRKLMRDFAEGEVAPTADERDRTKRFPREVFEKMAELNLMGLPFPEEYGGGGADTVSFAIAVEELSRVCASTGITYSAHISLGCAPLYLFGTEEQKQKYLVPLCRGETLGAFGLTEPNAGSDAGGTKTTAVREGDEWVINGSKCFITNASYARFVSLTAVTGKKGERPEITAFIVPTDSEGFQVIDQYHKMGLHSSNTTELVLDHVRVPHENILGKIGEGFKQFLITLDGGRIGIGAMAVGIAQGAYEAALQYAKQRMQFGESISKFQVIQHKLADMAMYIELARNMVYKAAWLKDQGRRFTKEASMCKLFASEVAMMVCNQAVQIHGGYGYMHDYKVERFFRDAKLTEIGEGTSEIQRNIIAREIGC